In a single window of the Aridibaculum aurantiacum genome:
- a CDS encoding glycoside hydrolase family 31 protein, with the protein MKHLTVAISIFITSISSTMAQQNRLSEQAGTVKSVKQENNTYHFELTNGFAQVTPYNATTIRVRVNKSKFTGDQSYAIDDLTAKGKFTSKEEDRDNLRLYTDSLMVVVHKTPFRVSFYNKAKQLINADEDALGVSWYGNNVSCYKKLHKDEKFIGLGEKTGGINRRGNFYTHWNADVPGYALNADPLYSSIPFFIGIHDKMVYGIFFDNSHRTYFNFGGGADEELYHFGAEDGEMNYYFFGGNTVTDIIKDYTSLTGRTTMPPLWSLGFQQSRWGYDSQEQLLDIAKTFRDKKMPADVIVSDINYMDNYKIFTWNPNNFSNVKQMNAQMRRMGFDMVTIIDPGIKIEKGYKAYEEGVAKDLFAKYPNGRMYVGHVWPGRCHFPDFVKPETRKWWGESFKDSYVNNGVRGFWNDMNEPAAWGREFPNLIEFGEGKDKATLYKVKNAYGSLMSKATYEGTRALMNGQRPFVLTRAAYAGIQKYSAQWTGDNVSSDEHMLLGFRLLNSMGVSGVPYVGMDIGGFMGNPSPELFVRWMSLGVYSPLFRNHTHFGYNYREPWLFGENNTPIIRGILEQRYQLLPYLYSSFYQAHVTGMPINRMLPIAYTHDDKVYQGKFENQFLFGDNILVAPVESNKQVAEVYLPGNTNWYRLSNDEIFKGGAATYVQAPLTDLPVFVKEGAVIPMQSVIQHTKEKGDGVLYLHVYKGSTPTSFTYYEDDGETYDYEKGSSYRRTISYDPEQQKVLFGAKQGNFSSKFKRVKLILHGFGKAGKDETSALNDGAFELSLN; encoded by the coding sequence ATGAAACATCTGACAGTTGCTATATCAATATTCATCACTTCTATATCCTCTACCATGGCACAACAAAACAGGCTCAGCGAACAGGCAGGTACAGTTAAAAGTGTTAAGCAGGAAAACAATACATATCATTTTGAACTAACCAATGGCTTTGCGCAAGTAACACCCTACAACGCCACTACTATAAGGGTGCGCGTTAATAAATCTAAGTTCACCGGTGATCAGTCGTATGCGATTGATGATCTTACTGCCAAAGGTAAGTTTACTTCAAAGGAAGAGGATAGAGACAACCTGCGACTGTATACAGACAGCCTGATGGTGGTAGTACATAAAACACCTTTTCGTGTATCTTTTTATAACAAGGCAAAACAGTTGATCAATGCTGATGAAGATGCATTGGGTGTAAGCTGGTATGGCAACAATGTTAGCTGTTACAAAAAACTTCATAAAGATGAAAAGTTTATAGGACTGGGAGAGAAGACCGGTGGCATAAACAGGCGTGGCAATTTCTATACGCATTGGAATGCAGATGTACCGGGTTATGCTTTGAATGCAGATCCTTTATACTCTTCTATTCCTTTCTTCATTGGTATCCATGACAAGATGGTGTATGGTATCTTCTTCGATAACTCACATCGTACGTATTTCAATTTTGGTGGTGGTGCTGATGAAGAGCTTTATCATTTTGGTGCTGAAGATGGTGAGATGAACTACTACTTTTTTGGTGGTAATACAGTAACTGATATCATCAAAGATTACACTTCTCTCACTGGCCGCACTACCATGCCGCCGTTGTGGAGTTTAGGTTTTCAACAATCACGTTGGGGCTACGATAGCCAAGAGCAGTTGCTTGATATTGCAAAGACTTTTCGTGATAAGAAAATGCCTGCAGATGTTATTGTGAGTGATATCAACTACATGGACAACTATAAAATCTTTACCTGGAACCCAAACAACTTCAGTAATGTAAAGCAGATGAATGCACAGATGAGGCGGATGGGTTTTGATATGGTAACCATCATAGACCCAGGTATCAAAATAGAAAAAGGATATAAGGCATATGAAGAAGGTGTAGCTAAAGATCTTTTTGCTAAGTATCCTAATGGAAGAATGTATGTTGGTCATGTGTGGCCAGGGCGTTGTCACTTTCCTGATTTTGTGAAACCGGAAACGCGTAAGTGGTGGGGCGAAAGCTTTAAGGATAGCTATGTGAACAATGGCGTTCGTGGCTTTTGGAACGATATGAATGAGCCTGCAGCATGGGGTCGTGAATTTCCTAACCTGATAGAATTTGGAGAAGGCAAAGACAAAGCAACTTTATATAAAGTAAAGAATGCTTATGGCTCGTTGATGAGCAAAGCAACATACGAAGGAACACGCGCATTGATGAATGGACAACGTCCTTTTGTGCTTACTCGCGCTGCTTATGCAGGTATTCAAAAATATAGCGCTCAATGGACTGGCGATAACGTAAGCAGCGATGAGCATATGCTCTTAGGATTTCGCTTGCTGAATAGCATGGGCGTTAGTGGTGTGCCTTACGTAGGTATGGATATTGGTGGATTTATGGGTAATCCTTCACCTGAACTTTTTGTTCGTTGGATGTCACTTGGGGTTTACTCTCCATTGTTCCGCAACCATACGCATTTTGGTTATAACTACCGCGAGCCATGGTTGTTTGGTGAAAACAACACACCTATTATTCGCGGTATTTTAGAACAACGCTACCAGTTGCTTCCTTACCTATACAGCAGTTTCTACCAGGCTCATGTTACCGGCATGCCTATCAATCGTATGCTACCTATTGCTTATACACACGACGATAAAGTGTACCAGGGAAAATTTGAGAACCAGTTCCTGTTTGGTGATAACATCCTGGTTGCCCCGGTTGAAAGCAACAAGCAGGTTGCTGAAGTTTATTTACCCGGCAATACAAACTGGTATAGGTTAAGCAATGATGAGATATTCAAAGGTGGAGCTGCTACTTATGTGCAGGCACCACTTACTGATCTTCCTGTGTTTGTAAAAGAGGGGGCTGTTATCCCGATGCAGTCGGTTATTCAGCATACAAAAGAAAAAGGTGATGGTGTACTTTACCTGCATGTTTATAAAGGATCAACTCCTACATCGTTTACTTATTATGAAGATGATGGAGAAACGTATGATTACGAAAAAGGTAGTTCATATAGAAGAACGATATCGTATGATCCCGAACAGCAGAAGGTTTTGTTTGGAGCTAAGCAAGGAAACTTTTCAAGCAAATTCAAACGTGTAAAGCTTATACTCCATGGTTTTGGTAAAGCAGGAAAAGATGAAACTTCCGCACTTAATGATGGAGCTTTTGAATTATCACTCAACTAA
- a CDS encoding tetratricopeptide repeat-containing protein codes for MSTGKCFVIMGFGIKTDLATGRKLDLNKSYNALIKPVVTAKGLSCIRADEILHTGIIDVMMYKELMEADIVIADLSTANPNAFYELGIRHALRPHTTIVISESKLPYPFDLNHVRITSYDHLCDVIDYDEVMRFHGVLGKTLDVVMQQPKVDSPVYTYLNGLVPPALQERAAQVAVEINNAIEKNQPARKKKSEQSKTMSMTTEQAEEAIKKRKYKTAKLLFGSVLDMLENDDDPANNINPYILQRLAFSIYKSKEPLRLHGTESKEGNHLLALTEAMTYLNKLDLRHTNDPETLSLAGSIEKKLYEKQEGDDHLAAALLYFQRSFYLLYSRYNGISLAYMYLCQANSAISSTIEEKIADLVAARRMWKMVIEKCNHDWKEVVKREQKHQHDEQEYDALSQEQTKNDLEQKFWIQVNKAEAYYGLGNMEAFQAAHEAASNIPHEKWMMESFEHELKQVKRHLKAVGYLIDPSLQKQRKVVVQPKQAIII; via the coding sequence ATGAGTACAGGTAAATGTTTTGTGATAATGGGATTTGGAATCAAAACCGATCTTGCTACAGGCAGGAAGTTAGATCTCAACAAGTCTTATAATGCGTTGATCAAACCCGTGGTTACGGCCAAAGGTCTTAGCTGTATTCGCGCAGATGAAATTCTGCACACAGGCATCATTGATGTAATGATGTATAAGGAATTGATGGAAGCGGACATTGTTATAGCCGATCTATCCACTGCTAATCCAAATGCTTTTTATGAACTAGGTATACGTCATGCACTGCGTCCTCATACTACTATCGTTATTTCTGAAAGCAAGCTTCCATACCCGTTCGATCTTAACCATGTGCGGATAACTTCTTACGATCATCTATGCGATGTTATAGACTACGATGAGGTAATGCGCTTTCATGGTGTACTGGGAAAAACACTTGATGTAGTGATGCAACAGCCAAAGGTGGATAGCCCGGTGTACACTTATCTCAATGGTCTTGTTCCGCCTGCATTGCAGGAACGTGCAGCACAAGTGGCTGTTGAAATTAATAATGCCATCGAGAAAAATCAACCAGCTAGAAAGAAGAAGAGCGAGCAAAGTAAGACCATGTCTATGACCACAGAACAGGCCGAAGAAGCAATCAAAAAACGCAAATACAAAACAGCTAAACTTCTTTTTGGATCTGTGCTCGACATGTTGGAAAATGATGATGATCCTGCTAACAACATTAACCCATACATATTACAGCGCCTCGCTTTTTCCATCTATAAAAGCAAAGAACCGTTGCGCTTACACGGTACCGAATCAAAAGAAGGAAATCATTTACTGGCGCTAACAGAAGCTATGACATACCTTAACAAACTCGACCTGCGGCATACCAACGATCCGGAAACACTTTCTTTAGCCGGGTCTATAGAAAAGAAATTGTACGAAAAGCAGGAAGGTGATGATCACCTGGCTGCGGCATTGCTATATTTTCAGCGAAGCTTTTACCTGCTATACAGCAGGTACAATGGTATAAGCCTGGCGTACATGTACCTGTGCCAGGCCAATTCTGCTATCAGCAGCACTATAGAAGAAAAGATAGCTGACTTGGTAGCAGCCAGGCGTATGTGGAAGATGGTTATTGAAAAGTGTAACCACGATTGGAAAGAAGTGGTGAAGCGTGAACAGAAACACCAGCATGATGAACAAGAGTATGATGCGCTGTCGCAGGAGCAAACAAAGAATGACCTTGAACAAAAGTTCTGGATACAGGTAAATAAGGCTGAAGCTTACTATGGTTTAGGTAATATGGAAGCCTTCCAGGCAGCGCATGAAGCAGCGTCAAACATACCGCACGAAAAGTGGATGATGGAATCCTTCGAACATGAGTTGAAGCAGGTAAAGCGGCATCTAAAAGCGGTAGGTTATCTTATAGACCCTTCTCTGCAAAAGCAACGGAAAGTAGTAGTACAGCCAAAGCAGGCTATTATTATTTAG
- the dcd gene encoding dCTP deaminase, whose product MILTDSRILEEMEKGTIKIEPYTREALGSNSYDVHLGKWLATYKEHILDAKKHNQVEHFEIPEEGFVLYPHIFYLGVTMEYTETHAHVPFLEGKSSTGRLGIDIHATAGKGDVGFCGNWTLEISVKQPVKVYKGMPIGQLIYFPVDGEIEVKYNQKKNAKYSGQPDKPVESMMWKNTF is encoded by the coding sequence ATGATACTTACAGACAGTCGCATTTTAGAAGAGATGGAAAAGGGAACAATTAAGATTGAACCTTATACCAGGGAAGCATTAGGCAGCAATAGTTATGATGTGCACCTGGGCAAGTGGCTGGCTACATATAAAGAACATATACTGGATGCAAAGAAGCATAACCAGGTAGAACATTTTGAAATACCTGAAGAAGGTTTTGTATTATACCCGCATATTTTTTACCTCGGCGTTACGATGGAGTATACTGAAACGCATGCCCATGTTCCTTTCCTGGAAGGAAAATCGAGCACGGGCAGGCTGGGCATAGATATTCACGCTACAGCTGGCAAAGGCGACGTTGGTTTTTGTGGCAACTGGACACTCGAGATTTCTGTAAAACAACCGGTGAAAGTATATAAAGGCATGCCTATTGGGCAGCTGATCTACTTCCCGGTGGATGGCGAAATAGAAGTGAAATATAACCAGAAGAAAAATGCAAAGTACAGTGGCCAGCCCGACAAGCCGGTAGAAAGCATGATGTGGAAGAATACATTTTAA
- a CDS encoding 4'-phosphopantetheinyl transferase family protein, with the protein MPLFYQQNINEHTRLGIWRIEEPEEFFLEAVPLQAAITHPQKRLQHLAGRYMLAHLFPGFPYHEILIADTRKPYLPNEQYHFSISHCSSYAAAIVSTESRVGVDVELVTARVEKIKHKFLHPDELRFVNAQLPSQQLQLLSLLWSAKEAMFKWYSYGDVDFSEMLRVFPFILANKGTIDACFIGTAMQVPLTLHYQLFDDLCMVQVMSDH; encoded by the coding sequence TTGCCGCTGTTTTATCAACAAAATATCAACGAGCACACCCGGTTGGGCATTTGGAGAATAGAAGAGCCAGAAGAATTTTTTCTCGAAGCTGTTCCATTGCAAGCTGCCATTACACACCCGCAAAAGAGGTTACAGCATCTTGCGGGCCGCTATATGTTGGCTCATTTATTTCCTGGTTTTCCTTATCATGAGATACTGATCGCAGATACACGCAAGCCTTATCTTCCAAACGAACAATATCATTTCTCTATTTCGCATTGTAGTAGTTATGCAGCCGCTATTGTAAGTACTGAAAGTAGAGTAGGAGTAGATGTTGAACTGGTAACCGCAAGAGTTGAAAAGATCAAGCATAAGTTTCTTCATCCTGATGAATTGCGTTTTGTAAATGCTCAATTGCCTTCTCAGCAGTTACAGTTGCTTTCCTTGTTATGGAGTGCAAAAGAGGCTATGTTCAAATGGTACTCTTATGGCGATGTAGACTTCAGCGAGATGCTGCGCGTATTTCCTTTCATTCTAGCGAACAAGGGAACAATAGATGCATGTTTTATTGGAACTGCTATGCAGGTGCCTCTCACGCTGCATTACCAGTTGTTTGATGATCTATGCATGGTACAAGTGATGAGTGATCATTAA
- a CDS encoding lysophospholipid acyltransferase family protein translates to MKYILKPLQWIYCIYALLLFIITMIVALPFVIVGSFFGKVKGGNFIYQVCKVWGLTWYFFVGIRHKNIYEVPHNTEGTYIFVANHSSYMDIPPIVIAMDQPVRVLGKYEMVKYPLFGSIYKRAVILVERKNAERRAKSVRLLKTALRKHISIFIFPEGTFNETEQPLKEFFDGAFRIAIETQTPIKPVLFVDALDRLHYSSIFMLTPGQCRVVFLEEIPVAGLHMKDVAALKQLVHRKMEEGLRRYRSYPAATAANESSNDA, encoded by the coding sequence ATGAAATACATCCTTAAACCGCTGCAGTGGATCTACTGTATATACGCCTTGCTCCTGTTCATCATCACTATGATCGTTGCACTTCCGTTTGTTATTGTAGGATCTTTTTTTGGCAAGGTAAAAGGCGGCAATTTCATCTATCAGGTTTGTAAAGTATGGGGACTCACCTGGTACTTCTTTGTTGGAATAAGACATAAGAATATTTACGAGGTACCGCACAACACAGAAGGCACTTACATCTTTGTCGCCAACCATAGTTCGTATATGGATATACCGCCTATAGTAATTGCAATGGATCAGCCGGTGCGGGTACTGGGTAAATATGAAATGGTGAAGTATCCGTTGTTTGGTTCAATTTACAAACGCGCAGTAATACTGGTAGAAAGAAAGAATGCAGAACGTCGGGCAAAAAGTGTAAGGCTATTGAAAACAGCCTTGCGCAAACACATCTCAATATTCATTTTTCCTGAAGGTACTTTTAACGAGACCGAACAACCACTGAAAGAATTTTTTGATGGGGCCTTTCGCATAGCAATAGAAACGCAAACACCCATCAAGCCTGTACTGTTCGTTGATGCGCTGGATCGCTTGCACTATAGCAGCATCTTTATGCTTACCCCCGGGCAGTGTCGTGTTGTTTTCCTGGAAGAGATACCTGTTGCAGGGCTGCACATGAAAGACGTAGCAGCATTGAAACAACTTGTACATAGAAAAATGGAGGAAGGCTTACGAAGGTATAGAAGCTACCCAGCTGCTACTGCAGCAAATGAAAGCAGCAATGATGCTTAA
- a CDS encoding putative quinol monooxygenase encodes MLVRVVKMTFRDDAIEEFKTFFEGRKKQIRNFEGCMHLELWQDRLHPAIFFTYSHWVSADALDAYRHSSFFADTWQQTKQLFAGKPEAWSINQVVVLP; translated from the coding sequence ATGCTGGTGCGTGTAGTAAAAATGACTTTCAGGGACGATGCAATAGAAGAGTTCAAAACGTTCTTTGAAGGCCGTAAAAAACAGATAAGGAACTTTGAAGGATGCATGCACCTTGAGCTCTGGCAAGACCGTTTACACCCCGCTATCTTCTTCACGTACAGTCATTGGGTATCTGCTGATGCCCTGGATGCTTACAGGCATTCATCCTTCTTCGCCGATACGTGGCAACAAACCAAACAACTGTTTGCAGGCAAGCCCGAAGCATGGTCTATCAACCAGGTGGTGGTTTTACCATAA
- a CDS encoding SAM hydrolase/SAM-dependent halogenase family protein, which translates to MPIVTLTSDIGLEDYLVAAVKGQLYSVLEQVNIVDISHQLSSFNYPQAAYFCCSAFKYFPKNTFHMVLVNMFDEKPKQMLLAYHNQQYIACADNGLLTMILDGTPEYVVGLPLPAGEPPTTLTCTATIIAAYQQLLQGKSLDAIGDPGVAIVEKLRLKYVTSPTTMEGQILYIDNFENVIVNITRSDFEKERNGRNFKIVFKRDEVIDSISESYACVPQGEKVAYFNSAGYLEIAINKGNAAGLFGLQGFSEAMQKQSMSLQNKWFYQTVKIFFE; encoded by the coding sequence ATGCCCATAGTAACATTGACCTCCGATATTGGCTTAGAAGACTACCTGGTAGCGGCGGTTAAAGGTCAACTATACTCGGTGCTGGAGCAGGTGAACATAGTAGACATCTCTCACCAATTATCATCCTTCAATTACCCGCAGGCAGCATACTTCTGCTGCAGTGCATTTAAGTATTTTCCAAAGAATACTTTTCACATGGTGCTGGTAAACATGTTTGATGAAAAGCCAAAACAGATGCTGCTCGCTTACCACAACCAGCAATACATTGCCTGTGCCGATAATGGTTTACTAACAATGATATTGGATGGCACACCAGAGTATGTAGTAGGCTTGCCGTTGCCTGCAGGCGAACCTCCCACTACACTTACGTGTACTGCTACCATTATAGCTGCTTACCAGCAATTGCTGCAGGGTAAATCCCTGGATGCTATTGGCGATCCTGGTGTTGCTATTGTAGAGAAACTGCGGTTGAAGTATGTTACCAGTCCAACCACCATGGAAGGGCAGATACTCTACATCGACAATTTTGAAAATGTGATTGTGAACATTACCCGCAGTGACTTTGAAAAAGAGCGTAACGGCAGAAACTTCAAAATTGTATTTAAACGCGATGAAGTGATTGATAGCATAAGTGAATCTTATGCATGCGTTCCACAAGGCGAGAAGGTGGCATATTTCAACTCTGCCGGTTATTTGGAGATAGCCATCAACAAAGGGAATGCAGCGGGCTTATTCGGCTTACAAGGCTTTTCTGAGGCTATGCAAAAGCAAAGCATGTCGCTACAGAACAAATGGTTTTACCAAACCGTAAAAATCTTTTTTGAATAA
- a CDS encoding SDR family oxidoreductase, with product MSYFSNKVVVVTGGSDGIGKALVEKLLEQGATVATCGRNHDKLYQLQLQQTGRPLFTMSADIGKEADCKKFIDTVAKTYGRIDVLINNAGISMRAMFQELELETLRQLMDVNFWGTVYCTRYALPEIIKTKGTITGILSVAAFRGLPGRTGYSASKFAVNGFLEALRTEVMNEGVNVMWVYPGFVSSNIRNAALNQDAKPQGKTPMNEAEMMTPEECADKILFSIRKRHRSLILTSLAKRTLFMTRFLPQVADKMIRKFYFKEGKLIK from the coding sequence ATGTCTTACTTCAGTAACAAAGTAGTAGTAGTAACAGGTGGTTCCGATGGTATAGGTAAAGCTCTTGTAGAAAAACTTTTAGAGCAAGGTGCCACTGTAGCAACATGTGGTCGCAACCACGATAAGTTGTACCAATTGCAATTGCAGCAAACAGGAAGGCCGCTTTTTACTATGTCGGCTGATATAGGCAAAGAAGCAGATTGCAAGAAGTTTATTGATACCGTAGCCAAAACATATGGTCGTATTGATGTGCTGATCAACAATGCCGGTATATCAATGCGGGCTATGTTCCAGGAATTAGAACTGGAGACGCTGCGCCAACTAATGGATGTGAATTTTTGGGGCACTGTTTATTGTACCCGCTATGCATTACCAGAAATCATCAAAACTAAAGGAACCATTACAGGCATTTTGTCTGTAGCTGCATTCAGGGGATTGCCTGGCAGAACGGGTTATAGTGCCAGTAAATTTGCTGTAAATGGATTTTTGGAGGCACTGCGTACAGAGGTAATGAATGAGGGTGTAAATGTAATGTGGGTTTACCCAGGTTTTGTGTCGAGTAACATAAGAAATGCGGCACTGAACCAGGATGCAAAGCCACAAGGCAAAACGCCTATGAACGAAGCAGAGATGATGACACCGGAAGAATGTGCTGACAAGATCCTGTTTTCTATAAGGAAAAGGCACAGGTCGCTTATACTTACTTCGCTGGCTAAACGTACTTTATTCATGACGCGGTTTCTGCCGCAGGTTGCAGATAAAATGATCCGCAAGTTTTATTTTAAAGAAGGTAAGTTGATAAAGTAA